The segment CCTCGTAGAAACCTACTTTGCCAGATGGTAATGGCGCTTGCATCGCGTAACCTGTAACTTCACCATCGAAATCTTCGATATTATCATCCCTGGATCCGTGAGTTTTGCCCATTTTCTTGCGAGGAATGTAGTGTCGATACACGTCGTCCAATGTCGTCCTACTGAATAAACAAATCTGATGAAAACTTCATCGCAGTAGCGAAAgcaaaacaaattatttatctACTTGCAGCCTCCATGCTTGACAAAAATGGTACCAAaagaaaccaaaaaaaaaaaataaagaaataaataataatagctGATGCGTCTTTTCGATATTTcctacaaataaatatttaaaaatcagCGGCTGATTTCACGCGTCGAATGGAACGAATATTCTGTTCTCCCATTCCGCGTTTTCAACAATGTAAACGCAACGGTGCATTTTATCGTCTAGTCATCCTCTTGATACGCATAAAGTAATAGGTATTACGTCGCCCGTTCTCCCAGGGAAACATGAATATTTACCGTTGCAgccaatttttatatttcaagcTTCCCTCGTCGGCCAACAGTTTGTCGTGAACAGTAACATTATCGTCATCCACCAAGTCACGCAATTCATTATTCTCCGAGGTGCCGAGTCGTCTTTTAACTCTGGGTGTGCTCATCAGCTTCACGATTTCCATAGCCATGTAACCGTGACACAAgtattcattcatttttttcctaGCCAGAGAAACGACGAGTGACAAAGTTGTGGTGATATCCCGACGAAAACGATCGATTGGTAGTTTACCTGTGAAATTCCATGTTATTTAACGCCTCGTTAATAGATCCGTCCATCAATTTGTTCTCGGGGACAGTTGACGTATTCCTTGCTGTTTGCTGATCTGGGAACAAGAACGATCCAGGCAGAAGATCCACCGACAATATGTCGTTTTCGTCGATGCAAAACTCATTGCCGTCGTCGAAGCACTGTTGACCGAGTGTTGCGCAGACCATGGTAAAAATCGAACCGAGGAGAACGATGTATCGAACTTGTCCTGGGAATGTCATTTCAGAAGATGTGAACGTGTTACTTCATAGGAACGGAGTTTTGTCGTAACGAACGGCGGCACGGAGACTGAGATGACAGAACGGAGACACGGTCTTGTAACAACTGCTAGAAATAATTGCTTTAACTGTACACGCACTTAAACAGCGCTACGAAAGCATCACCTGTTAAATATTAGCGTTCCGAAATGTTTACAAGCTATTATTaggcgtacaaattaattcgtggctctcGCGATCACTTGTAAATTTGCTATTTCGATATTgacattattatatttaattaatccACAGCAACTCAGGGACAcgtattgtaatttttatattttcagctGTCCCGTCGTTTCAAAAGTGTCTTTCGGTGATTGTCATCGTGCGATAGTTGTTGAACTGTTGAAACAAATGGCCCACATACAAACAAGCCCTGCGTGCATGCTTTTTGGAGGCGTGACTAATCCCGTACCAGTTGATGACACTGCCAGACGATTTACACGTAATCCGACACCTATGATTAAATACCTTTATTAAAAACCACTTACACTGCTCTTATGAATGTTTTAGGGACGGAGGGTTTGTCGGGATGGATGGGGCTGGGTTTGGCGAGATGAGGTAATGGGGGCTTTGTTCCCCTGGGAACTCGCTCACCTGTCTAATATCTCACGAGAGTGGCTATATCTGCGCCCATACCAATAGCAGCCAGTTATACATGGAGCTTACTGAAAATTAATCGCTCAGTTTTCAGAATTCTCGCGATCTCTTTAATCTTCCATTTTTCCTCTAAATAGTTCTTTCCAATGGCACGTTAATTAATAATCATCTTTCATTAAAAGCACAAGCGGATCTAGAACGAGGCAATTATCTTCAATCTTTGTAAATATAAAGCGATATTTATCAACgtgttattatattttctttaaacGAGTTCTATGCACTGCAGACTCGATGCCAATTTGTTTTTCAGGACTCCATTAACTTGTATTTGAAATCGTATTATAGATTTTGTATGTTTTAATGCAAGACAAAATTGATATGAAATTCAAAACGTAATCCAAATGCAATTGCAATTGCGTCGAACATCGATGGTTGTTTGGAAGAGCACGGTATATTAAGAAACACGATTGACCGTGAGAATTTGAATTGTGCACGCATTTTTATCAACGATTAATAGTAATGAAGCTGGTTTTAGCGGGATAAAAGCGTTCCGCAGATGTTGTTTTCAGCAAGGCTGGAGCATCGATAAATTTTCCTTCCACAAAAGCGTTCTACAGCAATTTGCGCACACGCTAGTAGGCCCTTCTTTACACAGGTGTTTGATTGATCATTTCAATTATGGGGCGCAGCGTGCATCAAACGCAGGAGTAAAATCCACATCATGAAGAGAATCGCTCATTCGGGAATTTTACCAGCCGCTGTTGCAGCAATAAAAGATGCGCCCGATGAGTTTTGGTATAAACTACTTTCGCACAATATTAATTTGTTACAAACATTTATTCTCTGCCGATACAGTCACACTTTCACCTACGTATCCTGTTTGTATATGTAGGTATACTTAGATATACCTGTAAATTACTTTATTTTCGAGCTTGATGTTTCATAtgtttgtaaattattttattttttaacctgATGTTGAAGCTCTCGCGGGTTCCCGTATCAATTGAAATCACGCGAAGATGCAAATACAAACTACTCGCGGCCACCTTCCAGGATACACGACTGTCTTTTTTTCCGAATATGTTGAAAGATGTTTTAAGGGCTCAGAATGGTTTCCTGGAAGAAGCGTGGATACGTATCCGTGAGATTCCGTGCGCGACGACCATGTCGTTACTTCCTCCTTTCACACCTAACGAAAAGGTGATGCACGGCATTTCGTTACACGTACCCGAGACTCAATATTTGTTTTCGACACTTGCATGGTTAAATTTCTTAAGACGCTTTTTAGGCGGCATACTTAAAGTGCGATATCATGCATGTGAATTATAGTTATTCCTCCATCGATCTTTCAACGATTTCTGTACCCTCAGCAAAATAGAAACTTTCCGCATTTCAAATTGTCTAAAACAGaagtcgaataaaatttcttcTTTGAATAGTTTTAGTAAATCGGGAACGACGTatcaacattcttaaattcttctgatatgTTCACTGCTATTTCTTTTATCtataaaatactttttttttatttggtattggcattgaaagaatttttgaGACATCCGAAAGATATCTCATAAATTATCTGGAAATTTACCAGTTACAATTGCATAAGTgaaaaataattggaaattGTTAATGATCCTTTCGGCACAAAGCTGAATGGATTTTTGGTGTAAAAGGACGAACATTGAGATTGGCTCAGGCTGTCGGAGAACTAATGGCACCACTACCGACGGAAATGCTCGACATTTGAAGCTCGTAAACAGAAATAGCTCGATACGGTCTGATAAAATGTATCGCTGAGATGAAGCTTTGCGAGAATCCCACGTTTTTGCGCGTTTATCTAACCGTTTCCCAGTGTATACACACAGAAACGACATCATTTATATTAAGGATGCAATATAACATAATAACTAATACCAATTTCAACTTCCCAGCCTAATGATTAAACTgcagaataaacattttctcggTCAATTGTGAAAAACAGAAGACAGATGCGAATGAACTtcttcgttaaataattttaatcagacaAAAACCATGAAGtaatattgttaaattcttCTACTGTCTACACAGGTTTGCGtttcatcataaatgcataaaatccacggtaGCCTGATCACACTTTAGCCTAATAAAAAATTATCGAAGCATGAATTACATTTTAGTGTTATCTCTGTGTATCCTCACATTTTCGTAGTGAATCTTGGCAAAATCTGGACACGTATTCCGAGATTTTCGAGAATATCCAGCCGCGATTATGAGAACCACTGAACGGAGTTTAGTAAACGCGTGAAGAAGTATTTTGCGGTACTTTTTCACAGCGTTCTTCGTATGGCAGAAGCGTTTATCCATTGCGAGAGTGTATATGGGATAGAGAAGGAACCATTAGTTTGCTGACATAAAGCCCTGAAATAGAGGGGTCGAAGAAGGCGGACGTTTCCGAAGAGCATGCGCCTTTAGGCACCAATCAGAGGTCTCCTTACTGATCCCTGATGAACTCTTTTTCGGTGGATGAAGTCCGCTACTGCGCACATCATGATACCAAGCTACCACACTCTCCCGGAAATATCCATAATGCACGTAGAAATGACACCCATAATTCGATGAAGTCGAACCACATTACAATAACGCCATCAGGAACAACTGCAATGAAATTCAGATACACACGATGCTAATAAAAGTAAGCTTCACAATTAAAATACTTGTTGTCGTCTGGTATACCTTTGTGATATTTATTCTTATACTGCAATATCGTCATTTTTATACTGTgaattttcatgtaaaataaaaattgtctgcatttatTTCAAGATACAGGAGATGCGAGGACATTTATTcattttctgaataattttcatGAGCTAGAGATAATGCATCAGTATTTTTAAACTCCTaatataaagaaaatttaaacaacGGGAATACACTTAAGTTTTcaaaggaaatattctaagacaATTCAGAGAAGAAAACattctaaaaattgttaataatttgtTCTCGTATTATATTTTTAGGTGATACACGAGAATGTTTCAACTCCAATATTTTAACATTGGAGTTTAAGGAGTCTGGATCCTATTTGGTTGCAAAACGGAGCAGCATCCGAGAATTTTAAACAGGGTTGCGAGCACGTTATCGATTTATTGCGCGTATGATAGTAAAGTAACGTTAAAGCAGTGTGAATAAGCTTTTGACCCCTACTCCGATCAAGAAACAGATATGAGTGGGGGTCCTTGCAGCGAGATGCTCTTCCAGCTTCGTAGGATGACCTTCCCTCGCCGATGGTGGGGAAGCTGGGAGGTCCTTCTGGACCGCAGACACGTGCCACCTGTCATACATTTGGAGGTACTTGCTTTCGGAAGGTTGAGAGGGAGATTAGTCGAAATGCCAGCAGAGATTGGTGCGAGGTAAACTGAAAGAACGTGTCCTGTCACAGTGATCGTACGAATATGAAATTTCTTTGATGCGCGAGGAGAAACACGCTATTATCCTCGGTTCCCGAAGACAGTGACGGAAGATGGATAAAtcaagaggaagaaaagagtgcGACGCTACGTAATCTCGGACGACAATTGTGAACACGATCCAGGGAACCTCGTCGCATTTTTCATTTCCGTTCAACTTTAATTAGATGTTCGTTTGAAAGTGCGTAGCCCGATAACGGAAAGTGACGTTCGCTGTTCAAAAGTTTCGCCGAGGATGTGCAATAACGTTGTCAGCAATGGAGCCTTATCGACGCCATAATAAAGTGAACGACGAGATCTACGATCTCCGGCGGGTAGCTGTGCAAAACACAGATAAAATCGAGATCAGGGAGGACGAGGAAAGGGTTCTAAAGGTTTTCGGCAATCATCGAGACACGATGGAATACGCGTCCGATTGCAGCaacgaaagttacaaggagaCGCGCAGGAATCAAGTCGAACGGAAAAATTCTTCTCCGATTGCAGTGTCCAGTGCGTTCACGATTGACAATATTCTTGGTAGACACGAAGAAAGGGACGCGGAGGTGTCGTCCAGTTTCAATCATTCCGAGGATAAGGACGAGGAGCAGGACGACAGGGACGAGAAACTCGAAGAGAGACAGTTTATTAAACCGACAGCGATACCTGCCACTCATTCgggtataatataatattctataGTCTCGATGCAAAATACTATCGAACCTTGTGATTGAAGCTCTCTTGAGACGTTAGATAAAATACTAAAAAGTTCTATTTGGGTGTCTGTTGTCAGGGGATTTTTTACACATTGTTCTTCACATTTGCAGAATCAGAAAAGTGAACGCTGTGTTAAGATGTTAGAAATTGTGAATATAATATGTTGGCTTTAATAGCTTCAGCTCGTATTTATCTAGTAAAATCATGTATTAAAgtgttctctctttttttaaacAGAATTTATTATGTTACAGATATGGGACTGTACGCACCAACGGGTTTATCATACTCAGAAGTTACATTTTCAGATCCATCT is part of the Halictus rubicundus isolate RS-2024b chromosome 10, iyHalRubi1_principal, whole genome shotgun sequence genome and harbors:
- the LOC143358148 gene encoding uncharacterized protein LOC143358148; translated protein: MSGGPCSEMLFQLRRMTFPRRWWGSWEVLLDRRHVPPVIHLEVLAFGRLRGRLVEMPAEIGARNTLLSSVPEDSDGRWINQEEEKSATLLTFAVQKFRRGCAITLSAMEPYRRHNKVNDEIYDLRRVAVQNTDKIEIREDEERVLKVFGNHRDTMEYASDCSNESYKETRRNQVERKNSSPIAVSSAFTIDNILGRHEERDAEVSSSFNHSEDKDEEQDDRDEKLEERQFIKPTAIPATHSDMGLYAPTGLSYSEVTFSDPSGYSATSFASASLLYNSWFAQTKPGQLFGLQAPKPSGRRSRKPGIDRKPRQAYSAKQLERLEAEFKIDKYLSVSKRMELSKSLNLTEVQIKTWFQNRRTKWKKQLTSRLKIAQRQGLFPPPYFPPTQYPLLPYYTSPLVFGNPTSDDANVNVATIPSRPAVSSPDTA